In one Mastacembelus armatus chromosome 19, fMasArm1.2, whole genome shotgun sequence genomic region, the following are encoded:
- the sult1st6 gene encoding sulfotransferase 1C2: MSEEEKLTYREAIEKAGASITRFPLIPVKGIPLMNHIANNWDSIWAFCPDPSDILIATYPKAGTTWTQEIIDLLHHNGDSEACKRAPTPVRSPFLEICSPPPVPSGLDLLKKMDPPRMIKTHLPFQLVPPGFWENKCKTIYVARNAKDNLVSYFYFDCMNLTQPEPGPWEGYIHKFMQGTLPWGSWYDHVKGYWMEREKRNILYIFYEDMKENPRREVERIMRYLDLSVSDEVINRIVELTSFKKMKENPMANYSCVPPVVFDQSISAFMRKGEVGDWTNHFTPEQSKMFDEDYERQMKDVNIPFRTLI; encoded by the exons ATGTCGGAAGAAGAAAAGCTGACTTACAGGGAGGCGATTGAGAAAGCCGGTGCCTCCATCACACGCTTCCCTCTCATTCCAGTTAAAGGAATTCCTCTTATGAACCACATTGCCAACAACTGGGACTCCATCTGGGCTTTCTGCCCTGATCCTTCAGACATCCTCATCGCCACCTACCCCAAAGCAG GGACCACATGGACCCAGGAGATAATTGACTTGCTTCATCACAATGGAGACTCTGAGGCCTGCAAACGGGCACCCACACCTGTCCGAAGTCCTTTCCTAGAGATCTGCTCCCCACCACCCGTCCCCTCAG GGCTTGATCTTCTGAAGAAAATGGATCCTCCCAGAATGATAAAGACACATCTTCCTTTTCAATTGGTTCCTCCTGGATTTtgggaaaacaaatgcaaa ACCATCTACGTGGCACGCAACGCCAAAGACAACCTGGTGAGCTACTTCTACTTTGACTGTATGAATCTGACCCAGCCTGAGCCAGGGCCCTGGGAGGGTTACATCCACAAGTTCATGCAAGGGACGT TGCCATGGGGCTCCTGGTATGACCATGTAAAAGGTTactggatggagagagagaagaggaataTCCTCTACATCTTCTATGAGGATATGAAAGAG AATCCTCGGCGTGAAGTGGAGCGCATCATGAGGTACCTGGACTTGTCTGTCTCTGACGAGGTCATCAACCGAATTGTAGAGCTCACATCCTTTAAGAAGATGAAGGAGAACCCGATGGCCAACTATTCCTGTGTTCCACCAGTTGTGTTCGATCAGTCCATCTCTGCCTTCATGAGAAAAG GTGAAGTAGGTGATTGGACAAATCATTTCACCCCTGAGCAATCAAAGATGTTCGATGAAGATTATGAAAGGCAAATGAAGGACGTCAACATACCATTCAGGACCCTCATCTAA
- the LOC113135741 gene encoding tectonic-3-like isoform X2, with the protein MDMDFLRWCRPGHIIIVLCAHLVNAATESPFTATTNAGTTNREPLVSATPAPGTVDFTSVGTTEAGTAMDTTRVGTTEAGTVDSTPDSTPGCLCDLTPDFCDIGCCCDTVDCGVANLSTVFTGCPQKSVSGVCIEKWLMFRANVNSSLVTETDSLFCVRSQDDAPQLLSVVSQYPALGDSYHFSPPTPASIVHSRAFYRADDVIQTYLSSSSVRGFLRQPGPGIATAFCMNHNPARFLRSVSLSCTRMLTPQSCTTDPNLSARSYFFDLRLIKTPKVETEPVSTFLIPVTPLSDWPAPSQQNNSCINVVKKVEFVIGYTSRGELKYATVNVILGDVDPNQLLSQTHSVLFKLATPNPTPREPIPSTGLRVGSPVIGRFIREMTPLTTVGVSPSGECSSDPSRRAPILFTHNTITGCAFSSPSNDCSVLHSQIYEILQGTAIPDEIAMNSGSQLNWTRVIAQECPISMKETCETGCVLPKSLSIRVLWARQGSLDLFQNYILGAKYLFQCQNIKCPVSSPLSLTTEVTFVDTTVYPEPPRGSPQPNWKFPFGFFTRGTAELDGHIVLNSSVTVKVTWSFMLFTVILITGLEFFTR; encoded by the exons ATGGACATGGATTTCCTCCGGTGGTGCCGTCCAGGTCACATAATCATCGTCCTGTGTGCACATTTGGTAAACGCAGCCACAGAATCGCCGTTTACTGCAACGACCAATGCCGGCACAACAAACAGGGAACCCTTAGTCTCAGCGACCCCCGCTCCGGGCACAGTGGACTTCACCAGTGTCGGGACCACTGAGGCGGGCACCGCCATGGACACCACCAGGGTCGGGACCACTGAGGCGGGCACCGTGGATTCCACTCCGGACTCCAC TCCAGGTTGTCTCTGTGATTTAACCCCTGATTTCTGTGACATTGGCTGCTGTTGTGACACAGTTGATTGTGGTGTTGCCAACTTGAGTACTGTGTTCACTGGATGTCCACAGAAGTCGGT GTCGGGAGTTTGCATTGAGAAATGGCTGATGTTCAGAGCCAACGTGAATTCATCTCTCGTCACTGAGACTGACTCTTTGTTTTGCGTCCGTTCTCAAG ATGATGCACCCCAGCTTCTCTCAGTGGTTTCTCAGTATCCAGCTTTAGGAGACTCTTACCACTTCTCACCACCAACACCTGCAAGCATCGTCCACAGCAGAGCTTTCTACAGG GCTGATGATGTCATCCAAACCTACCTCTCGAGCTCATCTGTGCGGGGTTTTCTTCGCCAGCCGGGTCCAGGGATAGCTACTGCATTCTGCATGAACCACAACCCTGCAA GGTTCTTGcggtctgtgtctctgtcttgtACTCGCATGTTGACCCCTCAGTCGTGCACCACAGACCCAAATCTCAGTGCCCGCTCCTACTTCTTTGACCTGAGGCTGATTAAG ACTCCAAAAGTCGAGACAGAACCTGTGTCAACGTTTCTG ATCCCAGTTACTCCCCTGTCAGACTGGCCCGCACCAAGTCAACAAAACAACTCCTGTATTAATGTAGTGAAAAAG GTGGAGTTTGTCATAGGATACACAAGCAGAGGAGAACTCAAGTACGCCACAGTGAATGTAATCTTAGGTGATGTGGATCCAAATCAGTTACTGTCgcagacacactctgtgctGTTCAAG TTGGCCACACCCAACCCCACTCCAAGAGAACCAATCCCATCAACCGGACTCAGAGTGGGTTCTCCTGTCATCGGTCGTTTCATTAGAGAAATGACACCT CTGACCACGGTGGGGGTCTCCCCAAGCGGGGAGTGTTCGTCTGACCCCAGCAGACGAGCACCCATCCTCTTCACACACAACACTATAACTGGTTGCGCATTCAG TTCCCCATCTAATGACTGTTCAGTGCTGCACTCCCAGATTTATGAGATCTTGCAAGGAACTGCTATTCCTGACGAGATAGCCATGAACTCAGGCTCCCAACTGAACTGGACAAGAGTCATTGCCCAGGAGTGTCCCATCAGCATGAAG GAAACATGTGAAACAGGCTGCGTCCTCCCCAAGTCTCTTTCAATTAGAGTGCTGTGGGCTCGCCAGGGTTCTTTAGACCTTTTCCAGAACTATATCCTGGGGGCCAAATACCTTTTCCAATGTCAAAATATCAAG TGTCCTGTGTCATCCCCTCTGTCTCTAACCACTGAAGTAACATTTGTTGACACTACAGTTTACCCAGAACCCCCCAGGGGTTCACCTCAGCCCAACTGGAAGTTTCCATTTGGTTTCTTCACTAGAGGCACTGCGGAGCTGGACGGGCACATTGTTTTGAACAGCAGTGTCACTGTAAAGGTCACATGGAGTTTTATGCTGTTCACAGTCATTTTGATAACAGGATTAGAATTTTTCACTAGGTAG
- the LOC113135741 gene encoding tectonic-3-like isoform X1, which produces MDMDFLRWCRPGHIIIVLCAHLVNAATESPFTATTNAGTTNREPLVSATPAPGTVDFTSVGTTEAGTAMDTTRVGTTEAGTVDSTPDSTPATAASEAPTAVTVRPVVAPEGCLCDLTPDFCDIGCCCDTVDCGVANLSTVFTGCPQKSVSGVCIEKWLMFRANVNSSLVTETDSLFCVRSQDDAPQLLSVVSQYPALGDSYHFSPPTPASIVHSRAFYRADDVIQTYLSSSSVRGFLRQPGPGIATAFCMNHNPARFLRSVSLSCTRMLTPQSCTTDPNLSARSYFFDLRLIKTPKVETEPVSTFLIPVTPLSDWPAPSQQNNSCINVVKKVEFVIGYTSRGELKYATVNVILGDVDPNQLLSQTHSVLFKLATPNPTPREPIPSTGLRVGSPVIGRFIREMTPLTTVGVSPSGECSSDPSRRAPILFTHNTITGCAFSSPSNDCSVLHSQIYEILQGTAIPDEIAMNSGSQLNWTRVIAQECPISMKETCETGCVLPKSLSIRVLWARQGSLDLFQNYILGAKYLFQCQNIKCPVSSPLSLTTEVTFVDTTVYPEPPRGSPQPNWKFPFGFFTRGTAELDGHIVLNSSVTVKVTWSFMLFTVILITGLEFFTR; this is translated from the exons ATGGACATGGATTTCCTCCGGTGGTGCCGTCCAGGTCACATAATCATCGTCCTGTGTGCACATTTGGTAAACGCAGCCACAGAATCGCCGTTTACTGCAACGACCAATGCCGGCACAACAAACAGGGAACCCTTAGTCTCAGCGACCCCCGCTCCGGGCACAGTGGACTTCACCAGTGTCGGGACCACTGAGGCGGGCACCGCCATGGACACCACCAGGGTCGGGACCACTGAGGCGGGCACCGTGGATTCCACTCCGGACTCCACTCCAGCTACGGCTGCGTCTGAAGCTCCCACTGCAGTCACCGTCCGACCTGTCGTGGCTCCAGAAG GTTGTCTCTGTGATTTAACCCCTGATTTCTGTGACATTGGCTGCTGTTGTGACACAGTTGATTGTGGTGTTGCCAACTTGAGTACTGTGTTCACTGGATGTCCACAGAAGTCGGT GTCGGGAGTTTGCATTGAGAAATGGCTGATGTTCAGAGCCAACGTGAATTCATCTCTCGTCACTGAGACTGACTCTTTGTTTTGCGTCCGTTCTCAAG ATGATGCACCCCAGCTTCTCTCAGTGGTTTCTCAGTATCCAGCTTTAGGAGACTCTTACCACTTCTCACCACCAACACCTGCAAGCATCGTCCACAGCAGAGCTTTCTACAGG GCTGATGATGTCATCCAAACCTACCTCTCGAGCTCATCTGTGCGGGGTTTTCTTCGCCAGCCGGGTCCAGGGATAGCTACTGCATTCTGCATGAACCACAACCCTGCAA GGTTCTTGcggtctgtgtctctgtcttgtACTCGCATGTTGACCCCTCAGTCGTGCACCACAGACCCAAATCTCAGTGCCCGCTCCTACTTCTTTGACCTGAGGCTGATTAAG ACTCCAAAAGTCGAGACAGAACCTGTGTCAACGTTTCTG ATCCCAGTTACTCCCCTGTCAGACTGGCCCGCACCAAGTCAACAAAACAACTCCTGTATTAATGTAGTGAAAAAG GTGGAGTTTGTCATAGGATACACAAGCAGAGGAGAACTCAAGTACGCCACAGTGAATGTAATCTTAGGTGATGTGGATCCAAATCAGTTACTGTCgcagacacactctgtgctGTTCAAG TTGGCCACACCCAACCCCACTCCAAGAGAACCAATCCCATCAACCGGACTCAGAGTGGGTTCTCCTGTCATCGGTCGTTTCATTAGAGAAATGACACCT CTGACCACGGTGGGGGTCTCCCCAAGCGGGGAGTGTTCGTCTGACCCCAGCAGACGAGCACCCATCCTCTTCACACACAACACTATAACTGGTTGCGCATTCAG TTCCCCATCTAATGACTGTTCAGTGCTGCACTCCCAGATTTATGAGATCTTGCAAGGAACTGCTATTCCTGACGAGATAGCCATGAACTCAGGCTCCCAACTGAACTGGACAAGAGTCATTGCCCAGGAGTGTCCCATCAGCATGAAG GAAACATGTGAAACAGGCTGCGTCCTCCCCAAGTCTCTTTCAATTAGAGTGCTGTGGGCTCGCCAGGGTTCTTTAGACCTTTTCCAGAACTATATCCTGGGGGCCAAATACCTTTTCCAATGTCAAAATATCAAG TGTCCTGTGTCATCCCCTCTGTCTCTAACCACTGAAGTAACATTTGTTGACACTACAGTTTACCCAGAACCCCCCAGGGGTTCACCTCAGCCCAACTGGAAGTTTCCATTTGGTTTCTTCACTAGAGGCACTGCGGAGCTGGACGGGCACATTGTTTTGAACAGCAGTGTCACTGTAAAGGTCACATGGAGTTTTATGCTGTTCACAGTCATTTTGATAACAGGATTAGAATTTTTCACTAGGTAG